The Lemur catta isolate mLemCat1 chromosome X, mLemCat1.pri, whole genome shotgun sequence genome has a window encoding:
- the LOC123628211 gene encoding putative MAGE domain-containing protein MAGEA13P — protein MMPHSQKSQPCKNEQGLQAQREAQGLVGALIPAAEEATASSSSIVKATQWSQPEEGSSSQEKSDPSTSQFLPHPESLFSNMLEKKVAELVKFLSVKYTTKEPVTEAEMLKNVIKEYRDHFPGIFMKACECMEVVFGIEVKKVDPISRSYVLTKMLDLTYDGRLSDDEGMPKTGLLILILGVIFMEGNRAPEEKIWKVLNTIGVYPERKDFIYGECRKLITKDLVQEKYLEYRQVPNSDPPSYEFLWGPRAHAETSKKKVLEFFSKVSGSEATAFTALYKEALRDEEERAQAKIATKAKSSPE, from the coding sequence ATGATGCCTCACAGCCAGAAGAGTCAGCCCTGCAAGAATGAACAAGGCCTTCAGGCCCAAAGAGAGGCCCAAGGCCTGGTGGGTGCACTAATTCCTGCAGCTGAGGAGgccacagcctcctcctcctctattgTGAAAGCCACTCAGTGGAGCCAACCTGAAGAGGGTTCCAGCAGCCAGGAAAAGAGTGATCCAAGCACCTCACAGTTCCTGCCACATCCTGAGTCCTTGTTCAGTAACATGCTAGAGAAGAAGGTGGCTGAGTTGGTGAAGTTTCTGAGTGTCAAGTATACAACAAAGGAGCCCGTAACAGAGGCAGAAATGCTGAAGAATGTCATCAAAGAATACAGAGATCACTTCCCTGGGATCTTCATGAAAGCCTGTGAATGCATGGAGGTGGTCTTTGGCATTGAGGTGAAGAAAGTGGATCCCATCAGCCGCTCTTATGTGCTCACCAAAATGCTAGACCTCACCTATGATGGAAGGCTGAGTGATGACGAGGGCATGCCCAAGACCGGCCTCCTGATTCTTATCCTGGGCGTTATCTTCATGGAGGGCAACCGTGCCCCTGAGGAGAAGATCTGGAAGGTGCTGAATACGATTGGGGTGTATCCTGAGAGGAAGGATTTCATCTATGGGGAGTGCAGGAAGCTCATCACCAAAGATCTGGTGCAGGAAAAATACCTGGAGTACCGGCAAGTGCCCAACAGTGATCCTCCAAGCTACGAATTCCTGTGGGGCCCAAGGGCTCATGCtgaaaccagcaagaaaaaagtcCTGGAGTTTTTCTCCAAGGTCAGTGGGAGTGAAGCCACTGCCTTCACAGCCTTGTATAAGGAAGCTTTGAGAGATGAAGAAGAGAGAGCTCAGGCTAAAATTGCCACCAAGGCCAAGTCCAGCCCTGAGTAA